Proteins encoded within one genomic window of Oryza brachyantha chromosome 7, ObraRS2, whole genome shotgun sequence:
- the LOC102702584 gene encoding BTB/POZ domain-containing protein At3g05675, translating to MEASQTSGTRRAAGRPKIGDLATSDVVVRLRTPEGRDEWLYCHSAVLAAGSKYFADRLSDDWPTCQILGSRYCVEVYCQELDLSSHVTALRLLYAAEPCSRFGVRGALGVLQAAVHLGCARIAAACVDYLESAPWDEADEEEILRTIPCLGPQYDCVLARLRPIDPAPVTSIFLSAFRHATSMHSAPELKSAAQEQLEYMLTEDDDAPLLVFDDDIVKSQVKDCVSGLLNRFGAFMSAILMKPKEAPLGRDDGGLQQELHSFVSDISWACQILSKLEMMKCVVVYWTGVSSDVVEAVDVVCVGIDCLKTILKVIEVSAKVLEAIAFGNIVLPTEKRYDAVNVWIGFAQRAKPLVEQPERDDEDGDAEAPKINLDNEVWQSLESAIVSIVLTLPSNNQADILSDWLLSKHAKYPDLTEAFEVWCYRSKVAKRRLSFLDHANRLS from the coding sequence atggAAGCTTCACAGACGAGTGGCACGAGGAGGGCAGCAGGGCGGCCCAAGATCGGCGACCTGGCGACCAGCGACGTGGTGGTGCGGCTGCGGACGCCGGAGGGCCGCGACGAGTGGCTCTACTGCCACTCcgccgtgctcgccgccgggagCAAGTACTTCGCCGACCGCCTCTCCGACGACTGGCCCACGTGCCAGATCCTCGGCTCGCGCTACTGCGTCGAGGTCTACTGCCAGGAGCTGGACCTCAGCTCCCACGTCACCGCGCTCCGCCTCCTCTACGCCGCGGAGCCGTGCTCCCGGTTCGGCGTGCGCGGCGCGCTCGGGGTTCTCCAGGCCGCCGTGCACCTCGGCTGCGCTCGGATCGCCGCCGCTTGCGTCGACTACCTGGAGTCCGCGCCGTGGGAcgaggccgacgaggaggagatcCTGAGGACCATCCCTTGCCTCGGCCCGCAGTACGACTGCGTCCTCGCGCGCCTCCGGCCAATCGATCCGGCGCCGGTGACCAGCATCTTCCTGTCGGCGTTCCGGCACGCGACGTCAATGCACTCGGCGCCGGAGCTCAAATCTGCAGCTCAGGAGCAGCTGGAGTATATGCTCaccgaagacgacgacgcgccATTGTTAGTCTTTGACGACGACATTGTCAAGTCCCAAGTGAAGGATTGCGTTTCAGGTTTGCTGAACAGGTTCGGTGCTTTCATGAGTGCAATCCTGATGAAACCAAAAGAGGCGCCTTTAggccgcgacgacggcggactTCAGCAGGAGTtgcattcttttgtttctGATATCTCCTGGGCCTGTCAGATCTTGAGCAAGCTCGAGATGATGAAGTGTGTTGTTGTTTACTGGACTGGGGTTTCGTCCGATGTCGTCGAAGCTGTCGACGTTGTGTGCGTGGGAATTGACTGCCTGAAGACTATATTGAAGGTAATAGAGGTGTCTGCAAAGGTCCTGGAGGCGATTGCATTTGGCAATATTGTTCTCCCAACCGAGAAACGTTATGATGCTGTGAATGTTTGGATTGGCTTTGCACAGAGAGCAAAGCCTTTGGTTGAGCAGCCTGAACGTGACGATGAAGACGGTGATGCTGAAGCACCTAAAATCAACCTAGATAATGAGGTCTGGCAGAGCCTGGAATCAGCTATTGTTTCAATTGTGCTAACGCTACCGTCAAACAATCAAGCTGACATTTTATCAGATTGGCTTCTGTCAAAGCATGCTAAATATCCGGACTTGACAGAGGCTTTTGAAGTATGGTGTTACAGATCAAAAGTTGCTAAACGTAGGCTCTCCTTCTTGGACCACGCCAATAGGTTATCTTGA
- the LOC102701840 gene encoding probable serine/threonine-protein kinase PBL7 isoform X1, with translation MSCFPCSGSSGKAGADAQCVAALSPSPRPAASAAPDRSNSRGAGIKKDDSVRRGGSSANGGPAQIFTFRELAVATKNFRKDCLLGEGGFGRVYKGQMENGQVIAVKQLDRNGLQGNREFLVEVLMLSLLHHPNLVRLIGYCADGDQRLLVYEYMLLGSLENHLHDRPPGKKPLDWNTRMKIAVGAAKGLEYLHDKANPPVIYRDFKPSNILLGEDYYPKLSDFGLAKLGPVGDKTHVSTRVMGTYGYCAPEYAMTGQLTVKSDVYSFGVVFLELITGRKAIDHTQPAGEQNLVAWARPLFRDRRKFCQMADPSLHGGYPKRGLYQALAVASMCLQEQATSRPLVADIVTALLYLASNHYDPNAPSTKSSRTCPSTPKAKAHRRTTSVPDAQHAADSLNWNFPDLGRKETTRGEFEQDHSEGYGSGSSSGRNDGIDVPELLALHNGQNNSEADIYHKSTVKLDAHEKQRSRSGKGSRQF, from the exons ATGAGCTGCTTCCCGTGCTCGGGGTCGTCGGGGAAGGCCGGGGCTGACGCGCAGTGCGTGGCAGctctctcgccgtcgccgcggcccgcggcgagcgcggcgccaG ATCGATCAAATTCAAGGGGTGCAGGCATCAAGAAGGATGATTCTGTTCGAAGAGGAGGGAGCTCTGCTAATGGTGGTCCAGCCCAAATTTTCACTTTCCGAGAATTGGCTGTTGCCACCAAGAATTTCAGAAAAGACTGCCTGTTGGGTGAAGGTGGCTTTGGTCGTGTCTATAAAGGACAGATGGAGAATGGACAG GTTATTGCTGTGAAGCAACTTGATAGAAATGGTCTGCAAGGAAATCGAGAATTTCTTGTGGAGGTTCTCATGCTAAGTCTCCTGCACCATCCTAATCTGGTCAGATTAATTGGCTACTGTGCAGATGGTGACCAGCGCCTTCTAGTTTATGAGTATATGCTTTTGGGGTCACTAGAAAACCATCTTCACG ATCGCCCACCAGGCAAGAAACCTCTAGACTGGAATACAAGGATGAAGATTGCTGTCGGTGCAGCGAAGGGTTTGGAGTACCTGCATGATAAGGCAAATCCGCCAGTCATATATAGAGATTTCAAACCATCAAATATTCTTCTGGGTGAAGACTATTACCCCAAGCTGTCTGATTTTGGGCTTGCAAAACTTGGTCCAGTTGGTGACAAAACTCACGTATCAACAAGAGTTATGGGAACATATGGCTATTGTGCTCCAGAATATGCCATGACAGGACAGTTGACAGTAAAATCTGATGTTTACAGCTTTGGCGTTGTCTTCCTTGAACTCATTACAGGCCGCAAAGCCATTGATCACACCCAGCCTGCAGGGGAGCAAAATCTTGTTGCATGG GCTCGCCCACTGTTTAGAGACCGAAGAAAGTTCTGCCAAATGGCTGATCCATCACTGCATGGTGGTTATCCCAAAAGGGGTTTGTACCAGGCTTTAGCTGTTGCATCTATGTGCTTACAGGAGCAAGCAACATCTCGACCCCTCGTTGCGGATATTGTCACTGCACTTTTATATCTAGCTTCAAATCATTATGATCCTAATGCACCTTCCACAAAGAGTTCAAGGACTTGCCCATCCACTCCAAAGGCAAAAGCACATCGACGAACGACCAGTGTTCCTGATGCCCAGCATGCTGCCGATTCACTTAACTGGAACTTCCCAGACTTGGGTAGGAAGGAAACTACTAGAGGGGAATTCGAACAGGATCATAGCGAAGGTTACGGAAGTGGCAGTAGCTCTGGAAGGAATGATGGTATCGATGTTCCAGAGCTGCTGGCATTGCATAATGGACAAAATAACAGTGAAGCTGATATATATCACAAGTCCACTGTTAAGCTTGATGCCCATGAGAAACAGAGATCACGGTCAGGCAAAGGCAGCAGGCAGTTTTGA
- the LOC102701840 gene encoding probable serine/threonine-protein kinase PBL7 isoform X2, with protein MERTSEVKLAGLITLFFATFSLRQPNNRSNSRGAGIKKDDSVRRGGSSANGGPAQIFTFRELAVATKNFRKDCLLGEGGFGRVYKGQMENGQVIAVKQLDRNGLQGNREFLVEVLMLSLLHHPNLVRLIGYCADGDQRLLVYEYMLLGSLENHLHDRPPGKKPLDWNTRMKIAVGAAKGLEYLHDKANPPVIYRDFKPSNILLGEDYYPKLSDFGLAKLGPVGDKTHVSTRVMGTYGYCAPEYAMTGQLTVKSDVYSFGVVFLELITGRKAIDHTQPAGEQNLVAWARPLFRDRRKFCQMADPSLHGGYPKRGLYQALAVASMCLQEQATSRPLVADIVTALLYLASNHYDPNAPSTKSSRTCPSTPKAKAHRRTTSVPDAQHAADSLNWNFPDLGRKETTRGEFEQDHSEGYGSGSSSGRNDGIDVPELLALHNGQNNSEADIYHKSTVKLDAHEKQRSRSGKGSRQF; from the exons ATGGAGAGAACATCTGAAGTGAAGCTTGCCGGTctaataacattattttttgcaaCTTTCAGTCTGAGGCAACCAAACA ATCGATCAAATTCAAGGGGTGCAGGCATCAAGAAGGATGATTCTGTTCGAAGAGGAGGGAGCTCTGCTAATGGTGGTCCAGCCCAAATTTTCACTTTCCGAGAATTGGCTGTTGCCACCAAGAATTTCAGAAAAGACTGCCTGTTGGGTGAAGGTGGCTTTGGTCGTGTCTATAAAGGACAGATGGAGAATGGACAG GTTATTGCTGTGAAGCAACTTGATAGAAATGGTCTGCAAGGAAATCGAGAATTTCTTGTGGAGGTTCTCATGCTAAGTCTCCTGCACCATCCTAATCTGGTCAGATTAATTGGCTACTGTGCAGATGGTGACCAGCGCCTTCTAGTTTATGAGTATATGCTTTTGGGGTCACTAGAAAACCATCTTCACG ATCGCCCACCAGGCAAGAAACCTCTAGACTGGAATACAAGGATGAAGATTGCTGTCGGTGCAGCGAAGGGTTTGGAGTACCTGCATGATAAGGCAAATCCGCCAGTCATATATAGAGATTTCAAACCATCAAATATTCTTCTGGGTGAAGACTATTACCCCAAGCTGTCTGATTTTGGGCTTGCAAAACTTGGTCCAGTTGGTGACAAAACTCACGTATCAACAAGAGTTATGGGAACATATGGCTATTGTGCTCCAGAATATGCCATGACAGGACAGTTGACAGTAAAATCTGATGTTTACAGCTTTGGCGTTGTCTTCCTTGAACTCATTACAGGCCGCAAAGCCATTGATCACACCCAGCCTGCAGGGGAGCAAAATCTTGTTGCATGG GCTCGCCCACTGTTTAGAGACCGAAGAAAGTTCTGCCAAATGGCTGATCCATCACTGCATGGTGGTTATCCCAAAAGGGGTTTGTACCAGGCTTTAGCTGTTGCATCTATGTGCTTACAGGAGCAAGCAACATCTCGACCCCTCGTTGCGGATATTGTCACTGCACTTTTATATCTAGCTTCAAATCATTATGATCCTAATGCACCTTCCACAAAGAGTTCAAGGACTTGCCCATCCACTCCAAAGGCAAAAGCACATCGACGAACGACCAGTGTTCCTGATGCCCAGCATGCTGCCGATTCACTTAACTGGAACTTCCCAGACTTGGGTAGGAAGGAAACTACTAGAGGGGAATTCGAACAGGATCATAGCGAAGGTTACGGAAGTGGCAGTAGCTCTGGAAGGAATGATGGTATCGATGTTCCAGAGCTGCTGGCATTGCATAATGGACAAAATAACAGTGAAGCTGATATATATCACAAGTCCACTGTTAAGCTTGATGCCCATGAGAAACAGAGATCACGGTCAGGCAAAGGCAGCAGGCAGTTTTGA